The Mangifera indica cultivar Alphonso chromosome 19, CATAS_Mindica_2.1, whole genome shotgun sequence nucleotide sequence ATCTGCTTCAACATAACCCATTGATTAGCAGTCAGGGGTGGTCGGGAAATGACGTCAGATGGAGCAACTTCCACATCAGTTGCTCGGAGAAAGCCGACgtggagggagagagagaacaACCGGCGAAGAGAGAGGAGGAGAAGAGCTATGGCTGCTAAAATATATACTGGGTTAAGGGCTCAGGGTAATTACAATTTGCCCAAACACTGTGATAATAATGAGGTCTTGAAAGCACTTTGTATGGAGGCTGGTTGGGTTGTTGAAGAAGACGGCACTACTTATCGCAAAGTAAACTACCCTTTACTCTCGCTTCTGCTAGATCTACTGTCTGTGCTTTTAATTTGTTGTCTTTGTTTTCTTAAGTGATATTTTTGCCTAGATTTCTGGGTTCTGGTTTGCTGATTTGATGGACTAGGAAACAGGAATATGATCTTTtcgggttttttttttttttcaagaactTTCGATGGAAGTAAATCTGCTGCTACTTGTGAAGTAATCAATGTGTTTAGTTAATTATGTTGATGCTTTTATTGGTGGTATTTATGGCTAATACGAGATTAAGTGGCTAATTAGCTTAATCCATCCAGGGAATGAAGCCACCCCCAATTGATATAGCAAGCACCTCAACCAGGATCACTCCTTACTCTTCCCAAAATCCAAGTCCTCTATCTTCAGCCTTCCAAAGTCCAGTTCCTTCCTATCCATCTAGCCCTACTCGTGCTGACCCTAATAATTCAGCTAATCTCTTTCCGCTTCTCCGAAATGTAATCCCTTCGTCTCTTCCTCCTCTCCGGATCTCAAATAGTGCCCCTGTAACTCCACCTCTATCATCACCAACAAAACATCCTAAACCAATTCCCAACTTTGATTCAATTGCTAAAGAATCAATGTCGGCCTTCAATTACCCGTTCTATGCTATTTCTGCTCCAGCTAGTCCAATACACCGTCAGTTGTATGCCCCGGCAGCTACTATACATGAATGCGATGAATCTGATTCATCCACTGTTGATTCTGGTCACTGGATAAGCTTTCAGAAGTTTGCAACATCCATGTCTGGAGTACCAACCTCTCCTACGTTTAACCTCATGAGGCCTGTGGCTCAACAAGTCGTTACTGATGATGTGATTAAGGAGAAGGGGCGAGGTCCAGAGTTTCAGTTTGAGAGTGCACCTGTGAAGCCTTGGGAGGGGGAGAAGATTCATGAGGTAGGAATGGATGAGCTGGACCTTACACTTGGAATCGGGAAGACTCAGAGTTAAGCTGAGTGTGGCAAGTGAATGTCATTGTGAAGGAAAGAGGAGAATGTGATTTTCTAGTTAGTTCTTGATTCATGCAGTTGGGAGTTGAAAGGGTATTTACGGTATGGTCACCCCAACTGATTCAAAGAGATCTCAGTTCCTCAGAGGATGTTCTTGCAATGTTaatgaagttttattattttattttcttttttccttttgtcgTTTGATGCTCACATTCCCTGTTGAGATGTTTGGGAGACCAGATTTTTCAGAAGCTTTACAATGTAGATGTAGATACTGTGGAATGTTATTGTcttgtttgaaaaaattgtttgtgGAATTTGGTAAACATCAATTTTTACGAATCAAAATGTAGATGGCCTGCCTTGTTAATGGCTGTTTCTTTGCTTTAAAgcaaaaaattctttattttcacGTTAGAGTTTTTCAGATTAAATCTTATCATCTGATCTGATAGTCAATTGTCCATCCTCACTGAGAGGAAAAACAGATGCTCCAGAAACTGCTTACATAAGATTGTCTCTGGCTCATGGAGGGTGACTGGTGGTCATCCATGTGTAAAGTTTATTATTTGCCCGACAAATCCATGTTCATTTGCATACAAGTGAAATTCCACAACAGAGAAACtggaataacaaaaaattaaatcattggTGTTTTAGTTATATAGTAGTTGGCAGATAAGCCAATTTCAGCTGCCGGATGAAGAGTTCTGGTGCTATACATAATCCATCTCTCTTAACTTTGAGGCTTGAGTGATGGGATCATTGCTCTACAATGAACAGGTCATGAGATCAAATCCTCTCCGATAATATTATAGGATTAAACACAATAGGACAGAAACATCATCTTCGACGATCTCTATGATTGTTTACTTCTCTGATAAACGTCACAGCGTTTCTATCCAATTTTAGCACCGCCGTGAAGGAACAGTTAAAAGGTCAAACTTCTATTACAAGAAGCATTGTTTCATTTATAATAGCAGAAGTTTATATTGACATTCACCGTCTTCTCTCCCACGGATACACTTTCTGTCGCTCTGCAATTCCATGGATTCCAAAGATTTACCCGCTCCATCATAAACCTCCAAAAATCTAATTGAACCGAAATCCAGTGACAGAGACTTCTTGAACCATCTAGAAGCGTACCTGGCAAAACGCGATGGAGTGGACAAGCTTCTCAAAATCTCCAGATATTCAACCAAGATCATTTTAGCCGCTTCAGTGCTCCCTGAAACTCTTACTTTAACAGGACAACTCAAGAGCTCCTAGTACAGCGTTGGACTGTGTCGTAAAGCCTTTCGACTCGGTAAATTCATTCAAGATGTAAACGCTTTGCGAAATTCTCATAATGATTCCAGAGAAGATCTTGTTTACTCTATTGTAGCGCATGGAGGCGAAGTTTCTGTATTATTTCGTTGAACAGTTTATTTGGTTAGCTAAATCGGGATTGATCGATGTCGAACACTTGCGTAATTTACAAAAGATCAGCCCTTGGGCCGAATTCATTGGTTATATAGGTAGTATTACCATAAAGTTTAAGGATTTGAAGAAGATTATGGGAGAGGAAGCATGTTTGACGTCGAATATTGAGATTGCGATTACGAGTGGAAATGAATTTCGAGAAGAAGAGCAGAAGGTGAAGAAATTGAGACAGAAGAAGTTGTTGAAGAAACTTTCAATTGTTCAAGATTTGGCTGATGGGTTGATGGCTATAGCTGATATTCGTGATGGCAAGGGAACACTTTCGGCTCCGCCTTTTGTAGCCTCTGCCGGTCTTTCATCGGCTATTACAAGTACTCATAAGAATTGGGTATCTTGCTGAATTTCACAAGGTACGGTTGTTTCAAATTTTGGCAATTTGTTTCGTTTATTGAACTATGAtctttataaaagataatttcatATGCAGCTATGCGAATATAGCTGCCTTTGTGACAGTGACCCAGACTGAGGATTCTTCTACTGTTAGTGTAGGATTATGAAATGTGGTGTGAACCCGCAAAATTTTTTGGGTTGTCCTTATACCATTGCATTTCTCTGGAATAAAACTACAGTAGCACTGGTCTCCATCTTAACTTTGCTCAATATGCTTtatcatgcaatttaacagaaaaaagaaacagtCCAATAACCttttattttgttctattttcTTTTGCAAGGAAATCTGATAAGCGTGGTGGATTTTACATttgtatttaacaaaatttaccTTACTGAATGTCtgttttttcattcaaaacaaTATATTTCCTCAGTTATAGCGAACGCTGTTGAGGGTTGTATTACTTTGTTAAACAATTCATTTGGGTATGGTCAATCCCAAACACTGGCAAAACTTTGGAAACACCCTgtcgtttaaaaaaaattatggtgaGAAAGATAAATATGGCTTATATCATCCAATCATCTCAAGTTCAATAAGTGAAAATTAATTAGTAGACTTCAAGTTATCTTCAGAAATTCATAGCCTACTGATGACAGAAATGATATGACTACAAGCAAATTGTAAGGTCTTACACTCCTActtcaaaactttaaaagaaaaaacaatatgCCAGACTTCTCTTTGCTACTTGTTTTTGGTTAATGTATTGGTTGCTGAGCAGTCGTTTGAGTCAAATATTCTTATAGATATAAATGCTTGTGTTAGTacttctttctttgatttttgattcattttgatCTAATGTCATGTGGGTATCCTAGTTCTCAATTTTGTGGTTCATGAAGGATCTTAATCCTTTAATGTGTTAAATATTGCACAGTAATCTTTGTTACCACTCAAACACACAACGGTTAATGCTAAGGCTTACTGAGGTAGAGCTAGCGATTAGTTGAACATTCACAAATGGAAGATAGTTCTCGCCATTTATATCACCAGCAGAATCCTGACCACCATCTCTACTTCCCCTGGTTTGGGTTCAGGCAATGGTAAAAACCATGCATATTGTAAGAAATTAAGTTATAGCTGCCATGCTTATTTCTTCCTCATCAGTCTTAGATATTGTATTTTCCTACACATTTGGGCTCTTCAGATTCAGTAAGAATCAGCCTGCtttgaataatataagaaattaacTTCTTGTCATGCGATTACTGTGCTCCTCTGAATCTGGGTGGCTTTGGAAATGTGTTTTGTCCCTCTCTACtggaaagaaaaatatagatgAAATTCTGGTCTTCTGCAGCAGCTAGTCTCTATCTCTCTTCATTTTCTGGTCGGTTGATTTTCTTATTTCCTGCTGACTTGACGTCTTCTTTTCTCATTCGCTATCGCTTAAGATCATTTAATGACAAAAGTAGTGGCTTTGGTGGGTTCAGGAGTAAATGCCTCTAACAAGACAGTGACAATCTTGATGTTATTTAGGTGTCTTGATCATACTCAACCGTATAAGATAGATCAGGTGCGGTTTGATTGGGCCGAACATATGAAATAGTCTCCTTTACCTCATATGATTGTGTCGAAGAGAGGATAGATTGAAGGGTGTGTTGctaatagaaataataaaagtcTATTTGGAATTTGTTGAAAAAGGGATgagaattaaaagaaagaaaaataagagatttatttttatagaaataaaatatctaaatgttttttttttaatttaaagatatgataatttaaaaaagtgaaataatcgGTATTATTATGGTAATTTAACTTTCTAATTCGGTATCTGAATtccattttttaaaccaaagtttaattttgtatgtaaagtgttattatgtgataaggggtgaaaatgtgattttagCCCAAACATTGGGTGTGACATAGAATTTTCCCGGCAGAAATGTACTTTATTCGGCAGAAAACTAAGTTAGCCGCAAAGCGGTCCAAGCCCAAGCGAGTCCAAAGGGAGGGGGACTTGGATTAAATAACTGAGTGGGTCCCACAATTGTGAGATATTCCATCCAACTGTTGTTGTTTTGTAATCTCAGTTATATCTGACGGTGAACACAGCAAGTTGAAATCTGAGCTTAGCTGATGATGAACGCAGCAAGTTGAAATCTGAGCTCACCAAGTGGCGTATTAAACGGGGTTTTTCACGCGCACCCTTACCTTGCCTTACCTGCGAGCCCCTTCACGAGAGATGGACACAAAGCGATGACGACATTGACACCTTTCTTAGATCTACAACGCTAGCTTTCTTCTCCTTTGTTCCAACTCAGAAATAACAACAATGTCTAACATAAAACTCTACACCAAATAATTtcccatataatttttatttttaaaatcctaaataatGGAGTCTGAGATGCAAGACCTGACTTCGAAGCCAGCAAACTCGACGGCCCCCGCCGATGGCTCAACCAAAGAAGATCGACCTCTTCTTAAGCCCCAGTCTACTGAGAACCTCGAAGAATTGGAGAATAAATTCGCAGCTTTCGTGCGCAATGACGTGTACGGTACCATGGGACGTGGCGAACTGCCTTTGACTGAGAAGGTTCTGCTTGGTTTTGCTTTGGTAACGTTAGTTCCGATAAGAGTGATATTGGCGATGGGCGTATTGATATTGTATTACTTGATTTGTCGCATTTTTACGCTTTTCTTGGTGCCTAATCGGGACGAGGAGCAAGAGGATTACGCGCATGTGGGCGGGTGGAGAAGGAACGTTATAGTATTGAGTGGTAGATTCTTGTCCAGAGTCCTCCTTTTTGTGCTGGGATTTTATTGGATTAAAGAAACTTATAGGATTGCTGATGCTCAAGAGAAGCCGTCTTCTACGCAGGTACTATCCAATAATTTATCACTTCACTTCACTGTAACTAGTTTAGCAGCTCTTTAATTTTGTGATATGAGAGAGTCTTTTCATTAATTGTTCTCTCCGTTGCATTAAATTTGGACAGAATGAGGTCAATAATCAAGTTGAAGACCCTGAAAGACCTGGTGCTATTATATCTAATCATGTATCATATTTGGATATTTTGTATCACATGTCTTCTTCTTTTCCAAGCTTTGTTGCCAAGGTTTGCTAGTTATCACATTCATTGTACTGATGCTGGGTTCTATAAGCATTAGGTTATCTGCGTTGCCTCTgacttggtttttttttttttttaatattcacaaATATGGTTCTGAAGAGATCAGTCGCTAAACTTCCTCTAATTGGTCTCATCAGGTTAGTTCCCTTATTACTGCGtgctttaaatttaattctagtGTATCAATACTACAaaatatttagtaaaattagaTCTCGTTTCTCCTAAGATTTTCTAACATCATATCTTTTTATCATAGAAATTATCACGTTTTTTACTTATTTCCAATTatgtttgcatttttttttttgggggggttGGGCTTCTTAAGGATTTCccataatttcttaaattttttaaatttaaagaaaaatcttctgTCATTAGTTTTTTCTATGAgtgtatattttttcttctgttatAGTTTCTTCCATGAGTGTATATTTTTTAAGGAAAGTAGTCTTTATTGGTCAAGAGTTCCAATTCTTACGACTTTTTTATTGACAGCAAGTGCCTTGGTTGTGTCTATGTTCAGCGGGAGTCTAAGTCATCTGATTTCAAGGGTGTTTCAGGTAGATATGCATTATTCatgtttttacaatttattttgaattttttaatcgtCAAGTTGCATGCTTTTTTGGACTTTTTACCAATTTTCTGGTAGGAAGGTTTTGGAAGCATAACTACCTCACATCATATTGTGATATCATGCTGCACTCTAACTGTACTATACTGAAAAGCAAGAAAGCTCTTTCAGTATTACGATACACCATGAATAGAAATAAGTTACAAATTACATTACAACAGTTAAatgtttgtcattttatatttagagCACCCTGGCAATATAATGACAAGTCAGTGCTGCCCAATTTGTCTATATACTACATGACCCTCCTTCAAGTATGTCATTGCTCATTAGGCTGGGATCTTGTTGCTAGGCTTTTAAGAAGATGATTGGCTTCCCTGCTGTAGGGAAGCGAGAGACAAAGTCATCATATGACCGAGGTTCTACTTTTATTTGAAGTAAAATTGCTGAATAACTGTCTTTTGCTGGCAGGTGTTGTGACTGAAAGAGTTCAAGAAGCTCACAAGGATAAATCTGCTCCAATGATGATGCTTTTTCCGGGTAAGGattctaattatttatacattattcTTTGTTATTTCTCTTTAGTTTATGCTGCATATTGCATAGATTGCTTTGGTATTATTTGATATTCTCTACTTTCCTTATTTGCCATGGTACTCTGTTAAAATTTAGTCAGAGATCCAAATGATAAATAATGAATcggcataattttttttaagtggaACTTAGTATGTTTCCTATCTATATCTTTGCATTTAACCATGGCACTTCATACTACTGATGTATGGGTCAAGCCTTAATATTCTACTGTTTTTGTACCATGACCAAATTGACTAAAATTTAAGAGTGATTGCACTTAAATGTATTTATCTATGTTCCTACTCATTACCAATTTTATCTTCTATTTTAATGCAGAAGGTACAACTACAAATGGTGACTTTCTACTTCCTTTCAAGACTGGAGCATTTTTAGCAAGAGTTCCTGTTCTTCCTGTGATTCTTAGGTATCCTTACCAGAGATTCAGTCTGGCCTGGGATTCGATATCTGGGGTACGTATTTTTTTGTGGAACTCTTACATTTATGGGTTATCAGAATCTCTAATAATAAAAGCTGATTTTTCCAATGATTTTTTAATGgtggatattttaaaaattaccatATGT carries:
- the LOC123203527 gene encoding lysophospholipid acyltransferase LPEAT1-like isoform X1 gives rise to the protein MESEMQDLTSKPANSTAPADGSTKEDRPLLKPQSTENLEELENKFAAFVRNDVYGTMGRGELPLTEKVLLGFALVTLVPIRVILAMGVLILYYLICRIFTLFLVPNRDEEQEDYAHVGGWRRNVIVLSGRFLSRVLLFVLGFYWIKETYRIADAQEKPSSTQNEVNNQVEDPERPGAIISNHVSYLDILYHMSSSFPSFVAKRSVAKLPLIGLISKCLGCVYVQRESKSSDFKGVSGVVTERVQEAHKDKSAPMMMLFPEGTTTNGDFLLPFKTGAFLARVPVLPVILRYPYQRFSLAWDSISGVRHVLFLLCQFVNHIEVTRLPVYYPSHQEKDDSKFYAENVRRLMASEGNLIMSNIRLAEKRIYHAALNGNDSLPSVLHQKDD
- the LOC123203528 gene encoding protein BRASSINAZOLE-RESISTANT 1-like gives rise to the protein MTSDGATSTSVARRKPTWRERENNRRRERRRRAMAAKIYTGLRAQGNYNLPKHCDNNEVLKALCMEAGWVVEEDGTTYRKGMKPPPIDIASTSTRITPYSSQNPSPLSSAFQSPVPSYPSSPTRADPNNSANLFPLLRNVIPSSLPPLRISNSAPVTPPLSSPTKHPKPIPNFDSIAKESMSAFNYPFYAISAPASPIHRQLYAPAATIHECDESDSSTVDSGHWISFQKFATSMSGVPTSPTFNLMRPVAQQVVTDDVIKEKGRGPEFQFESAPVKPWEGEKIHEVGMDELDLTLGIGKTQS
- the LOC123203527 gene encoding lysophospholipid acyltransferase LPEAT1-like isoform X2, translated to MESEMQDLTSKPANSTAPADGSTKEDRPLLKPQSTENLEELENKFAAFVRNDVYGTMGRGELPLTEKVLLGFALVTLVPIRVILAMGVLILYYLICRIFTLFLVPNRDEEQEDYAHVGGWRRNVIVLSGRFLSRVLLFVLGFYWIKETYRIADAQEKPSSTQRSVAKLPLIGLISKCLGCVYVQRESKSSDFKGVSGVVTERVQEAHKDKSAPMMMLFPEGTTTNGDFLLPFKTGAFLARVPVLPVILRYPYQRFSLAWDSISGVRHVLFLLCQFVNHIEVTRLPVYYPSHQEKDDSKFYAENVRRLMASEGNLIMSNIRLAEKRIYHAALNGNDSLPSVLHQKDD